A region of the Elusimicrobia bacterium HGW-Elusimicrobia-1 genome:
GCCCGGCCGAGTTGTCGCTTAAAAGTCCGTCGCCCACGTCGAAAGGTTGTCTGCCTATCGTTAAGACGGCCGGGTAGCCGTCGAACTCCGTAAGTTTGAAATATAGATGCTCGACAAACGGTATTGCGGATATGTTCGGATACGGATGCGTTCTGAATCTGGCCAGCGACGTCGGAAGCACCGTGGACGTCGAACCGACTACGCCCAGCGACTGGATGCGCGCCATTATCTCCACGCCGGGGGCGAATTTCCCCCCCACGCCAAGACGCAAACGCTGCGAATAAAATGAAACCGCGTCGGTGGAAGTAATATTGTTATAGTCAAGATTGGAATATGATATGCCGTTTAAGTCCATGTCGGTTTCCACTATCAGAGTGGTCGCCGACAACGGGGACATCGAGGCGGCGCACAATAATGCCGCGACAACCGTAGATAATATTCCGGCGTGAATTCTTCTCATTGTTTTGGCGCTCCGCCGCCTGCGGCCGACATCCTGGCGACTGCGCGCGCCGCCCACGTCGAGGACGGATAGAGAACCGCCATCCGTTCGTAAGTTCTGCGGGCGTCGTCGATTCGGGCGGATTTTTCATACATCATGCCGAGTTTTTCGTAAACCCTCGGTGTCAGAAAATGATCCGGATATTTCTCCACAAACAACTCGGCTTCCGCAATCGCCGACGGATCGCGTTTTTCGTCCAGGGCCAAGACAGACAAGTAGAGGCCGAACGGCCTGAGCGTTTTGGGCCTGCCGGATGTGTATACCGCACGGGACAGCTCACGCGCGCCGTCGTAATCGCCTTGGGCAAGCTTGATTCCGGCAAGATTGATTCTTGCGTGCGAAGCGGGCTCGCTTCGCGGGTACTGCGCTATCACTTCGGTAAATATGCCGCCGGCGCGGTCCGTCATCCCCTGGGAATACATCCCCTGCGCGGACGAAAATTTTTCGGACGCGCGGATCACCCCCAGGTTATGCCGCGAGACGGCAAAATACGCCAGAAACCCAACGGCCGCGACCGTCACGGCAACCGTAGCGGCTATCTGCCGGTTGTCCTTAATCCAATGATACGCCGCCACGACGGCGGTCCGAAGCTTTTTTTCGAATTCCATAATTTATTTTCCCGATTTCCTGAACGCCGCCCGCGCAAGAGCGGCTGAGTTTTTCTTCATCACCTCGTAATAAGCCGGTTTTAATCCGGAAGACGCCAACGTCCGGCGGATTTTCGCGGCGTCGAGCAGATTTTCGGGCGTATGCGTATCGGTGTTAAGCACCATAGCGCAGCGTCCGGCGAGGGCAAGTTTCGCAACATGCCGATTGCCTCTTTTGTGACCCATCCGAGTCGTTATTTCAAGCGTCACGCCTCTGGAAGCCGCAAGTTTAACGTCGGCGACTGATATAAATCCCGGATGCGCCAGAATGTCGCAGCCGGCCATAATGGCCGCGCGATTGGTTCCCGCCGGAACCGGCTCTGCGGGAGTTTCGCCGTGCACTACGACAATTCGCGCGCCGAGGCGCCGGGCATTACCGACGGCCTTGCCGATTTGAGCCGGCGGAACATATGTAATTTCGCAGCCGGCAATGACTTTGATCCCGTAGTATTTTGACAGGTCGGCTTCCACGCGCAGGATTCGCGGAATCACGAA
Encoded here:
- a CDS encoding PHP domain-containing protein, coding for MYIDLHTHSFFSDGALLPSELVSRAVSAGYDAVALTDHVDFTNMDFVIPRILRVEADLSKYYGIKVIAGCEITYVPPAQIGKAVGNARRLGARIVVVHGETPAEPVPAGTNRAAIMAGCDILAHPGFISVADVKLAASRGVTLEITTRMGHKRGNRHVAKLALAGRCAMVLNTDTHTPENLLDAAKIRRTLASSGLKPAYYEVMKKNSAALARAAFRKSGK